GGTGTGGAAGCATGCCCTGGTGACGCCGGTCAGCCTGTTGAAGCGCAAGAAAGTCACCGTGGAGATGCAGATCAAAGACTGGCCGACCGCGGACGAACTGGAGCAGCAGCGACAGGAATGTACCGATCGGGCGCTGGAGGAACGTCTCAGGCGCAGGCGGAATATTCGTCGCGGGATCGGAGACGGCGATACTTTAGAGCTGCCGATCTGGGTCTGGCGAATGGGGGATACGATATTGGTAGGAAGCCCGACCGAAGCGTATTCGATTCTGCAGCGAACGTTGCGAGAGCGGTTTCCCGAGCGGACGATTGTCTGTCTGAACCTGATCAACGGAACGACCGGATATCTGACGCCGGAGGAACTATATGATCTGGATCTATACCAGGTGTGGCAGACGCCGTTTGCCCGGGGCGGGCTGGAAAAGCTGATCGCGGGGATGACCGAGGCGATTGAAGAGATCATCCAGGACTGAGTGACGATAAGAGACGCGACCTGAAAATTTGAAACTGACAGACTTAGCAGAAAGAACAGATCCATGCCCGGAATGATTCGAGGAGTGCTGCCGGTACTGCATACGCCGCTCCTGGAGGACGAGACGATTGATCGGGACGCTTTGGCGCGAGAGATCGACTGGTGTTATGAAGTGGGAGCAGACGGTGTCTGTGGGGCGATGGTTTCGGAGGTACTGCGTCTGACCTACGAGGAACGCGGGGAACTCACGCGGCTGATGGCTGAACTGTCAAAAGGTCGCGGCGTGGTCGTCGCCAGCGTGGGAGCGGAGAGCACGCGTCAGGCACTGGTCTATGCACGACAGGCTGAAGAGGCGGGCTGCGATGCGGTGATGGCGATCCCCCCGGTGACGACGGCGATTCCGGAAGCGGCGCTGTGGGATTATTTCGCGACGATCGCACGTGAGTGTGCCCTGCCCCTGATCGTACAGGATGCGTCTTCTTATGTGGGGAACGCGATTTCCATCGACTTTTACCGTCGACTGCTGGATGAGTTCGGCGCGGAAAAAATCCGGTTCAAGCCGGAAGCGTCTCCCATTGGTCCGAACCTGTCGGCACTCCGCGATGCGACGGAGGGGCAGGCACTGATCTATGACGGTTCGGGTGGGATTCTGCTGGTGGATGCGTATCGGCGGGGAATTACGGGGACGATGCCGGGCGTGGATCTGCTGGATGGAATCGTGGCACTGTGGAATGCGCTACGGGCCGGAGATGACAAGGCGACCTATCGGATTTCGTTTCCGATCAGTGCACTGGTGGCGCTGCAGTTACAGGCGGGATTGGATGGGTTTCTGGCGATTGAGAAATACCTGCTGGTGAAGCGGGGAATCTTTACTTCGGCGCAGCGCTGCACGCCGCATGCGTGGGATCTGGATGAAGAAACACAGGCGGAAGTGGATCGACTGTTTGATCTATTGATGCAGGCGTTAGCAGACGAGTAAGACACTCCAGCCGAGAGGGACGATCTCTGTGACTGATCAGGACGAGCCGAAACTGACTTCGTATGGAACACCGACGCGTGCCCGCTTTCTGGTACTGACACTGTTGTGCCTGGTGGCAGCGGTGGCCTACATCAGCCGGAATGCGATTTCGGTGCCCGCCAAACTGATCCAGGAAGAGCTTGATATCACTCAGACGCAGATGGGCTGGGTGATGAGTGCCTTTTTCTGGAGCTATGCACTGTCACAGATTCCGAGTGGCTGGATTGCCCATGTGTGGGGCACGCGACGATCGCTGACCGTGTTTGCCGTCCTGTGGTCAATTGCAACGGCGCTGACCGGAATGGTAACCGGGTTCTGGATGCTGATTGGCGTGCGGTTGATTTTTGGTATTTCGCAGGCGGGGATCTTCCCCTGTTGTGCGAGTACGATTTCGAAGTGGTTACCCCATGCCCGACGTGGTCTGGCCAGTGGTCTGCTGGGCAGTTTCATGTCGATCGGCAGTGCTTTTGGAGCGTTCAGCATCGGTCTGCTGCTGGCGGGGATTCACGGGAATGGCATCGATATACCGGGACTTTCCTGGCGGACGATTATGTATCTCTGCGCGGTGCCGAGTTTTATGTGGGCGGTCGTGTTTTATTACTGGTTCCGTGATCGTCCTGAAGATCATCCAGCGGTGAATCCGGCCGAGTTACATCTTATTCGAGGGGATGAGTCGGAGACGCCTGAAGAAAAGACAAAGGATGTTCCAAAGGAAACACATGCCGAGCCGACACCCTGGGGGCAGATCTTGACCAGCTTTTCGATGTGGATGATCTGTGGTCAGCAGTTTTTCCGGGCGGCCGGGAATATTTTCTATATGACGTGGTTTCCCGTGTATCTGCAGAAGGCGCGGGATATCAGCCTGGCCTCTTCCGGCATCCTCACCAGTCTTCCGCTGCTGACATTCGTGGTGGGGAACTTTCTGGGGGGGATCGTGGTGGATCTGGTGCTGCAACGAACCGGGAGCCGTCGCTGGAGTCGACAGGGAGTCGCGATTGTCGCCATGCTGGGCTGCGGGCTGTGTACGCTGTGTGCCTATTTTGTGAAAGAGATGAATCTGGCGATGACGTTGATTTCGATCAGCATGTTCTTTGCGGGTCTGGGGGGCGCCTGCGGTTACACGGTGACGATCGATAAAGGGGGCCAGCATGTGGCGCCGATCTTTGGGATGATGAATATGATGGGCAACCTGGGAGCTGCCCTGCTCCCGGTTGTGGTGGGGGCGATGTTTGATGCGGGACGGTATGAATCAGTGCTGATTCTGATGGCGGGCATTTATGTGAGTGCCGCGTTGTGCTGGATGCTGCTCAATCCGAATGGAACCGTATTTAAAGAAAAACGGGAAGCAGCACAGACGTAAAAAAACTCTGACCGGGGACTCCGATCAGAGCGAGTTGGTTTATCTGCGGAGGCATCTGCCAGTCAGTTTTGCAGACTCCAGTAGATGACATAGGCACCGACGAAGATGGTATAGCAGAAGGTGAAGACCATCATCTTGGTGAGAAAACGCCCTGCTTTGGCGTCTTCCGAAGCCATGGTTTCGATTTCTGACTCGGTGTAAGGCAGTTCCTGTTTAGCGGGTTCGTTCATCTTGTCAGCTTTACTGTTGAATGGGGTTTTACTGTTGAATGGGGTGAGTGAGGTTGGTTATTTACTCTCCAGCAATTCCTTGAGCAGATTGCTGTGAGGGTATGGATGGCCGCAGTGTTGTACGAAGGCTTCGCCGTATTTTACACCGATCTGTTCGCCACGGGAAGCGGACCAGCGCTCGGTGCCATCAAGGTATTCGTCCAGACCGTGCTGTTTTCTTAACCAGGCCCGCTGGCTTTCATGACAGGCCAGCATTTTAATCTTCAGATCAAAGGTTTCGGAAATATCGATGATAAACTGCGGTTCGATCGGGTTTCCAAAATAATCGCAACCTTCGATCGGATCAACATAATACAGGTGCGGAATTTTTTCCGTAGGCGGAGCTGGCTGAATTTCGTGAGTGGTGTAGTTGGGCGCTGACGCACCGAAACAGGCATCGCGCACGAGACGACTGGTCATTTCGTGATCGCTCATGTAGTCGACTGGGGGAGCCGTTAAGACGATGTCCGGCCGGGCTTTGCGCACTGCTTCAGTGACCCGCCGGCGGGATTCGTTGTCGACAATGATCGCGAGGTCCCGAAATTCGAGGCACATGTAGTCCGCCCCGAGCATATCGGCTGCTTTCTGCGCTTCGGCTCGACGGACGTTGGCAATTTCAACCGGTCCCATTTCTGCACTACCGCAATCACCGGCGGTCATGGTGGCCATGGTAATATGACATCCCAGGTTTTTCAGCCGGGCCAAAGTACCCGCGCACTGGATTTCGATATCGTCTGGATGGGCGTGAATCGCAAGAATTCGCAGAGATTCTGCCTGATTTGCCATGAAAATTTCTTTCTCTCTGTATTTAGGTCTAACAATTGGTAGTGAGCTTTTCGTGGAGATAGTTATAATAAAGATTGATTAAAAAAGCACGTATACAGGGCTAGTGTTCGTGTGACTACATTTTTTGAGTTGTCCCGGATGGCGCGAGGTTTTATTGTGATCCGGCTGGCGACTTACATCTGGAGTTCTTTTCTTAACGGATCAATATTGTCTGATGGCCACTGATATCTCACGCTCTGCACGCATTACACCGAAATCCAAATTTGTCAGGCACACGAAAGTCCCTACTCAGATTTTTGAGACCTCTTCCGATCTGGCGAAGTTTGTGGCCTCTGTTGTTGCGGATCTGGTTCGCAAAAAGAATGAACAGAATATCCCAGCGGTCTTGGGACTTCCGACCGGTTCGACTCCGCTGGGCGTCTATCGCGAACTGATCCGGATGCATAACGAAGAAGGCCTGGATTTCTCGAACGTGATCACGTTCAACCTGGATGAATACTGGCCCATGGATCCGGACTCGATCCACAGCTATCACAAGTTCATGCATGAGAATTTCTTCGATCATGTGAATGTGAAACAGGAAAATATTCATATCCCCCGTGGTGATATTGCCGCTGAAGACGTCGACATTTTCTGTGAAGAGTATGAGCGTCTGATCGAGAGTTACGGTGGTCTGGACCTGCAACTACTGGGTATTGGTCGCTCCGGTCATATCGGGTTCAACGAGCCTGGAAGTGCGCGAAACAGTCTCACGCGACTGGTCAACCTCGATCCGATTACCCGTCGCGATGCGGCCAGCGGCTTCTTTGGCGAAGACAACGTGCCCCATCATGCGATTACGATGGGGGTTGGGAGTATTCTCTCGGCCAAGAAGATTATCATCATGGCGCTGGGGGAACATAAGGCGTCGGTGGTTAAGCGGGCGGCGGAAATGGAAGTCACTGATGAGGTTTCCGCCAGCTTCCTGCAAACCCATGCAAACTCTCTGTTCGTAGTCGACAATGCGGCTGCCGCTGAATTGACTGCGGTGAAAACTCCCTGGATCGTCGGAAATATTGAATGGACCTCGCAGCTGGAGAAGAAAGCCGTCATCTGGCTCTCCAACGAAGTCGGCAAGCCTCTTCTGAAACTGGAAACTGACGATTTCCTGCACAACCACCTGCATCAGCTGATCCACAAGTACGGTTCCGTGGCTCAGATTCGTCAACGGGTATTCGACGGACTTCTGGAAGGTATCTGTACTCGGCCTGCGGGAACCGAGCCCCAGCGGGTGATCGTCTTCAGTCCCCATCCGGACGATGATGTAATTTCGATGGGCGGGACTTTAATCACGCTGGCTGATCAGGGACATGAAGTTTACATCGCCTATATGACCAGTGGAAATATCGCCGTCTTCGATCACGATGCTTTGCGGCACCTGGATTTTGTGCATGAATTCCACAAACTGTTCCATGCCGACGACACTAAGGTTCTGTCCCACATCGAAGCCTTGAAAGAGAGCATCGCCAGCAAGAATGCGGGTGACTTGGATAATGCCGAGATGCTGGGAATCAAAGGACTGATCCGCAAAACAGAAGCGACTGCGGGAGCCCAGGCAGCGGGAGTACCGGAAGAACATCTGCGGTTCCTGGACCTCCCCTTCTACAACACGGGACAGGTTTCGAAGAAGCCGATTGGGGAAGATGACATTGCGATCGTCGCCGATCTGTTACGCGAAGTACGGCCGCACCAGATTTATGTGGCTGGAGACCTTTCCGATCCGCATGGTACGCACCGCGTCTGTGCCGAAGCGGTGATCAATGCCGTAGATGTGGTTAAGTCTGAAGAAATCACTCCCGAATTCTGGATGTACCGTGGTGCCTGGGAAGAGTACGAACCGCACGAAATTGAGCGGGCTGTTCCACTGAGCCCTGAAGTGGTGCTGCGAAAGCGGGAGGCGATCTTCAAGCATGAGTCACAGAAAGACAGTGCTTTTTACCCGGGAAGCGATAAACGTGAATTCTGGGTGCGTGCAGAGGACCGAACCCGAAATACAGCAAAGATTTACAATCAGCTGGGCCTGCCCGAATACTTTGCGATTGAAGCATTCAAGCAGTATCACGGTGAGCTCTAAGGCAGACTGCGCAGGAAGGCGAGTTTGACAGCTGCTCCCTGGAAAGGGATTGCTGACAGGAAACCTGCTTTAAAACGGACGTGGATTGTAATTTTTTCCAGCTTCGTCTTGCCTTCAAAGTGGATTTTGTCGTAAAACACGCCCCATTCAGTGTTTTGACTTTCGATAATGCCGAGGGAACGGCTCAGTTCTGAATCCGAAATACCCCCGTCCCCGGTTCGACAGATACTACCGACTCTCAAAGGAAGGAGAGCCCCAGATCATGAGGCATCGACACGGTATCATGATGATAGCAGCGGGCCTGTTATCGCTGACTCAATTCGGTTGTGGTGGCGGAGAATCCCCTGCTCCACAGACGGCAGACAATAAACTGGACGGCAAGCTGGAAGCGGCTCCGGCCGATGCAAAGCCTCTCCAGAAAACGCCGAGTGCCAAAATTACTCAGGTTTCACAAACCGGTCCTGCACTCAAGCCAAATGCGAATGCGATTCAGACGGCAAGCCTGGAACGTGATAAGCGCGATATGGACGATCTGGACGGTGACGATGAGTCACTGGCCGATGAGGAAGTCAAGATTTCCGAGCTGAAGGAAGGTTCGGCCGAATGGAACGTACGCGAGATCACGCGTTTGCGTGTACTGGCCCTGCCGAAAACTGACAACGTTGAAGAACTGAAGCAGGCTCGTGCTGCCCGCAATCAGAAAATCATTCAACTGGCGATGGAAGCCGTAAAGCAGACACACGCTGTCAAAGAAAAACAGCGGTTGTTTACCGTCTGTATCCGTCATCTGCTGGATGCCCATTTACAGCTGGCATTGCAGGGAGATCAGGAAAGTATCGACGCTCTTTACGATCATTCTGAGTCTCTCTTTAAACGCGATCCGAATTCTCCTTCCGCTGCGGAAGCTGGCTTCACCGTTGCGAAATTTGCGAATACCAGTGCACAGCGTTTTGCTCAGCAGGACCCGCGCTGGATTGAAGAGTTCGTCAAGCAGGCTCGTCTGTTCGCCACGCGTTTTCCCCAGGAAAATATCCGGGCACCACAGATGTTGCAGGCCGCTGCAGAAACCTGTCAGCTGTACGGATTGAATCAGTCAGCCCTGGACTGCTGTCTCGATCTGGAAACTAAGTTTCCCAAAAGTAATGAGACCGCACAGGTCGCTGGTCTGTCTCGTCGTCTGAAGCTGAAAGGACAGCCGATTCAGCTGGCCGGAGAGACCATTGAAGGTGGTTATGTCTCCATCGACGATTACAAAGGGAGCGTGGTGCTGGTCGTATTCTGGGCGACAACTGCCAAGCCCTTTATTGAACAGCTGCCTGAGATTCAGGCTCTCTCCAAGAAGTACCGCAAATACGGTTTTGAAATCGTAGGCGTCAACCTGGACCTGGAAGAACCAGCCATCGATGCTTTCCAGGAGAAGTCACCACTCGACTGGCGTCAGATCTTCTACTCAGCTCGTGACAAGCGGGGCTGGAACAACCCGGCTGCACTGCACTACGGCGTACGTAGCGTGCCGATGATGATGCTGGTGGATCACACAGGGGTTACCGAAGTGGTTACTTCCGATGTGAAGCAGCTGGAAGAGCCTCTGCGATCACTGCTGAGAAAGAAAACTCAGGCGAGTGCCCAGTAGCGTCTTTCAAGCTTATTAAAAAACAAAACTCCGCAGGCTCGTTAAAGCCTGCGGAGTTTTTTTATGGATGTTGCAAAAGCCTCGCTTAAGGCAGTGCACCAGCTGGCTGGAACTTCTGGAGCCGCTCGCCGACCACTTTGCTGTCCGGCATGAGGGTTCCCATCACGGAAGCCAGTGCAGTATTCAACTTGGGATCTTTGGCTGCCTGGTAGGCTTTCTGCACTGCAGAGATCTGCATGGTATCGATCATCAGTCCAAACTTCTGGATATGGAACGCCAGCTGTAATGCGGCGATTTCACGTACATCTGCCTCATAGGTCGGAGTCGTAATGACCTGCACGAGGTCCTCCTGAGCAGTGCGGGTAGGAATTCCACCCAGGGTGATCAACGCGTTCGATGCCAGGCTGCGGTCGGAAACCAGGTCCAGCAGCGGTTGCTCTGCCTGTTTCAGATCATAGATATTCGTTCGCTGGCTGGAAGCGATATGCGAGAGCCAGTACAAGGCTGCTGCCCGGTATTCGGAACGAAGTTCGCCGGTCAGTTCGGGAGTTTTCAGCCCTTCCAGAAACGGCTTGAGTTGCGATCCGATGTCGTCGGTATTTTCTGATTCGACCATATACTTGACCAGCGGATAATACCGCGTCGAGTATTCAATCTTATTCTGCAGACGCAGTGGGCCATAGATGATGATTGGGATATTTGCAGTCCGGGAATCGGCTCTCAGGTTGGCGATGGTTTGAGAGAGTCCCCAGCGTGCAATGTTATACTCCAGCGCGATGAATTCGACATCCATGCGATCAGTGGCGGCTTTGAAACCGGCCATGCCTGTTTGAACCGGCGTGGTTTCATATCCCAGCTCGTGGAACACACCCGCCATGGTCTGTCCCCGGGGAATGCTGCTGTCGACCACAATCGCAGCCTGTGTCCCTTCGCCTCGCAGAGCGCGGGTCAGGATACTGATTACCCGGTTGGCACCTGGAAAGGGTTTTGCCGGGTCAAGCTGCAGAATCGCTGTAGCAGCAGCGAACTGTACCCGTCGATCGGGGTAATTCAGGGCAGCGATCAGAGACGAGTGCTTGTCGAGCTGTTCGTGCAGCAGTGTGCGCGAACCGATCTGCCCCAGAGCCTTGAGGGCGGCGAGAGCACTGGGAGTATGCCCCTGTTTCATCGCCAGAGCCAGCACACGGCTGACTGCAGAGGGACCGGAAAGCAGGGCCAGGTTGAAGGTCGTGCCGGGGCCTTCGGGTAAAGGCTGATTCCAGCCAACCTGGTATGCTTCAAGGGCGAGCGCCATTGCCAGATAGAGTGTTTGTACGTCCTGTTTGTCCGGAGACATTTCCAGGGCTTCTTTGGCCAGTCGGAGTCCTTCAATCAGGTTGACTTCCTGGGCGGGGAGTTCCTTCTTGACAACCGTTTGAGCTGCATTGTCCCAGACCCAGATGGACTGGGTTTCTGATTTCGCTTCATGTTTCTGGTACAGGTTGAGGGCCGCATTTTTCAGTACAAGCTGCGCTTCATGGCGATTCAGCTCATAGGTCTTGCGGGGGTTCTTACCCAGGATCTTGGCCAGTGCCATGCGGGCAGCCACTTGAACGTTTTGCGGCTGGCTCTGGGAAAAAGCGGGATTCCAGAGGTAGAGGGCGTCAACCGGCCGGGCGAGATCGCCGAGAACGTCTGCTGCGATTTTACGAATTTTCTCCTGCGGTGCCCGCAGAGCGGCGATCAGTGGCGGAACGACAGGATCACCAAGCTGAGTCAGGGCAAATGTCAGTTCGTCATTTCGTTGCGGGTCCTGGCTCTGGCTCAATTGTTTGAGAATCGGAGGAGCAACAATCTCACCTGCCGATTTGAGCTGAATGATGGCAATGTCCCGTTCCGTAGGCGTTCCCGAAAGTGCATCAATCAGGGAGTTGATCCGGGAGGGATCTGTGGCATACGCCCGGAAGGCGGATTCCATTTTCTTTAACAGGGTGATCGACTCGGGTTGCAGTTTCTTGTTATTAGCCAGGCGAAGAAAAGCAGCAGGACCGTACTTGTCACGGAGCTTCAGGATCAGTTCATCGTCTGGATTGCCTTTCAGCAACTGGTCCAGATACGCTTTGGCGGAAGCCGCATGCCCCAGGTCTGTCAACTGGACCACAGCCTGCATCAGCTGTTCGGGGGTCTCAGGCTTGGAGAGCAGCAGATCATCGGCAGTCAGGCCGGTAGCCGTTGTTGCTTCAGGAGTTGTGGCCGGTGGTGGTTCTTGAGACCAGACGGACGAAGGCGTACTCAAAGCGCAGAGAAATACCAGAGCAATTGATGCCAGGATCCGGTTATTTAAAGACATTCAGTCGACTCCGTGTCGTCGTGGTTGTCGGCTATTCATGGCGGCTATCGGGACAGGGCCCGAGCAGGCACTGTCGAACTGATAGATAGAATATCTCTCAGCGAGATGATAGTAACAGTTTTAATATACTATTCTTATCACCTTACCCAAAACAACATAATTCAATTATTTCAATAGACTCTTAACAGAAATCTGTTGTCTGGTATTCGTATGGACATATTCTCCACGGCAGCTTCTGTATCAAGTATCATCGTTTCTAACGGCGATAACGGTTCAATCGAAGAAAGCGGAGCCCCCCTGCTTTCCTGCTCTCAGCGCAGTAAAGCAGGCATGAACCCGATAACTGTTATAACCCGACCACCGGAATCTGGTCTTCTGAACAGATTGGGAAGTTGAGTCGGGGAACCGATTTGAAGCTTAAGCCTGTTCGAGCGCGATCAGCTCTTCGTAGGTTTCGCGACGGCGAATGACCTGATAGTCGCTGCCATCCACCAGAATTTCTGCACTACGGGGGCGGGCGTTGTAGTTGCTGCTCATCACAGAACCATACGCACCCGCGCTGAACATGCAGAGATAGTCGCCCCGTTCCATGGGAGGCAGATAGCGGTCCTTGGCAAAATAATCGCAGGACTCGCAAACCGGACCCACGACGTCTGCAGGCTCGCAGCCTGCGATTTCCCCTTCACAGTCAAAGGGCATGGGCACATTGGGTTTGACGGGCCAGACGCGATGATAGGAGTCATACATCGCGGGGCGGACGAGATCGGTCATGCCGCCATCCTGGATATAGAACAGCTTGCCTCCTTCCCGCTTGGTGAAGACGATCTGGCTGACCAGGATACCTGAGTTTCCGGCGATGAAACGTCCGGGTTCCAGAGCCAGACGACAGCCGATCTCCTTGATTGTGGGAACGATTACGTCGGCATAAGTCTGTGCGGAAGGGCCTTCATCTGTTTTGTAGCTGATCCCAAAACCACCACCCAGATTCATCCAGTTGGTGTTATGGCCTTTATCCCGCAACTGCTGAATGACTTCTGCTCCCTTTTTGACCGCTTTGGCATAAGGATCGGTTGAAAGGATCGGCGAACCGAGGTGCATATGGATGCCGGTCAGTTCGAGACGATCATCTTTGAGTACCTTATCCGCCAGTTCGGTGGCCCGTTCGATGTCCA
The genomic region above belongs to Gimesia chilikensis and contains:
- a CDS encoding dihydrodipicolinate synthase family protein, whose product is MPGMIRGVLPVLHTPLLEDETIDRDALAREIDWCYEVGADGVCGAMVSEVLRLTYEERGELTRLMAELSKGRGVVVASVGAESTRQALVYARQAEEAGCDAVMAIPPVTTAIPEAALWDYFATIARECALPLIVQDASSYVGNAISIDFYRRLLDEFGAEKIRFKPEASPIGPNLSALRDATEGQALIYDGSGGILLVDAYRRGITGTMPGVDLLDGIVALWNALRAGDDKATYRISFPISALVALQLQAGLDGFLAIEKYLLVKRGIFTSAQRCTPHAWDLDEETQAEVDRLFDLLMQALADE
- a CDS encoding TlpA disulfide reductase family protein is translated as MRHRHGIMMIAAGLLSLTQFGCGGGESPAPQTADNKLDGKLEAAPADAKPLQKTPSAKITQVSQTGPALKPNANAIQTASLERDKRDMDDLDGDDESLADEEVKISELKEGSAEWNVREITRLRVLALPKTDNVEELKQARAARNQKIIQLAMEAVKQTHAVKEKQRLFTVCIRHLLDAHLQLALQGDQESIDALYDHSESLFKRDPNSPSAAEAGFTVAKFANTSAQRFAQQDPRWIEEFVKQARLFATRFPQENIRAPQMLQAAAETCQLYGLNQSALDCCLDLETKFPKSNETAQVAGLSRRLKLKGQPIQLAGETIEGGYVSIDDYKGSVVLVVFWATTAKPFIEQLPEIQALSKKYRKYGFEIVGVNLDLEEPAIDAFQEKSPLDWRQIFYSARDKRGWNNPAALHYGVRSVPMMMLVDHTGVTEVVTSDVKQLEEPLRSLLRKKTQASAQ
- the lysA gene encoding diaminopimelate decarboxylase, producing the protein MTAFHYQNDELFCENVPVAQLAEEFGTPLWIYSKSAFLGRLKEIQDAFAEVDPVICYSVKANGNLSILKTMNDAGSSFDVVSGGELFRVKQAGADTTRVVFAGVGKTDEEIRQALQADILMFDVESEAELDAIAAIAGELGCVGRVALRLNPDIDAKTHHKTTTGKKGNKFGMDIERATELADKVLKDDRLELTGIHMHLGSPILSTDPYAKAVKKGAEVIQQLRDKGHNTNWMNLGGGFGISYKTDEGPSAQTYADVIVPTIKEIGCRLALEPGRFIAGNSGILVSQIVFTKREGGKLFYIQDGGMTDLVRPAMYDSYHRVWPVKPNVPMPFDCEGEIAGCEPADVVGPVCESCDYFAKDRYLPPMERGDYLCMFSAGAYGSVMSSNYNARPRSAEILVDGSDYQVIRRRETYEELIALEQA
- a CDS encoding HEAT repeat domain-containing protein, whose protein sequence is MSLNNRILASIALVFLCALSTPSSVWSQEPPPATTPEATTATGLTADDLLLSKPETPEQLMQAVVQLTDLGHAASAKAYLDQLLKGNPDDELILKLRDKYGPAAFLRLANNKKLQPESITLLKKMESAFRAYATDPSRINSLIDALSGTPTERDIAIIQLKSAGEIVAPPILKQLSQSQDPQRNDELTFALTQLGDPVVPPLIAALRAPQEKIRKIAADVLGDLARPVDALYLWNPAFSQSQPQNVQVAARMALAKILGKNPRKTYELNRHEAQLVLKNAALNLYQKHEAKSETQSIWVWDNAAQTVVKKELPAQEVNLIEGLRLAKEALEMSPDKQDVQTLYLAMALALEAYQVGWNQPLPEGPGTTFNLALLSGPSAVSRVLALAMKQGHTPSALAALKALGQIGSRTLLHEQLDKHSSLIAALNYPDRRVQFAAATAILQLDPAKPFPGANRVISILTRALRGEGTQAAIVVDSSIPRGQTMAGVFHELGYETTPVQTGMAGFKAATDRMDVEFIALEYNIARWGLSQTIANLRADSRTANIPIIIYGPLRLQNKIEYSTRYYPLVKYMVESENTDDIGSQLKPFLEGLKTPELTGELRSEYRAAALYWLSHIASSQRTNIYDLKQAEQPLLDLVSDRSLASNALITLGGIPTRTAQEDLVQVITTPTYEADVREIAALQLAFHIQKFGLMIDTMQISAVQKAYQAAKDPKLNTALASVMGTLMPDSKVVGERLQKFQPAGALP
- a CDS encoding PIG-L deacetylase family protein, with the protein product MANQAESLRILAIHAHPDDIEIQCAGTLARLKNLGCHITMATMTAGDCGSAEMGPVEIANVRRAEAQKAADMLGADYMCLEFRDLAIIVDNESRRRVTEAVRKARPDIVLTAPPVDYMSDHEMTSRLVRDACFGASAPNYTTHEIQPAPPTEKIPHLYYVDPIEGCDYFGNPIEPQFIIDISETFDLKIKMLACHESQRAWLRKQHGLDEYLDGTERWSASRGEQIGVKYGEAFVQHCGHPYPHSNLLKELLESK
- the nagB gene encoding glucosamine-6-phosphate deaminase yields the protein MATDISRSARITPKSKFVRHTKVPTQIFETSSDLAKFVASVVADLVRKKNEQNIPAVLGLPTGSTPLGVYRELIRMHNEEGLDFSNVITFNLDEYWPMDPDSIHSYHKFMHENFFDHVNVKQENIHIPRGDIAAEDVDIFCEEYERLIESYGGLDLQLLGIGRSGHIGFNEPGSARNSLTRLVNLDPITRRDAASGFFGEDNVPHHAITMGVGSILSAKKIIIMALGEHKASVVKRAAEMEVTDEVSASFLQTHANSLFVVDNAAAAELTAVKTPWIVGNIEWTSQLEKKAVIWLSNEVGKPLLKLETDDFLHNHLHQLIHKYGSVAQIRQRVFDGLLEGICTRPAGTEPQRVIVFSPHPDDDVISMGGTLITLADQGHEVYIAYMTSGNIAVFDHDALRHLDFVHEFHKLFHADDTKVLSHIEALKESIASKNAGDLDNAEMLGIKGLIRKTEATAGAQAAGVPEEHLRFLDLPFYNTGQVSKKPIGEDDIAIVADLLREVRPHQIYVAGDLSDPHGTHRVCAEAVINAVDVVKSEEITPEFWMYRGAWEEYEPHEIERAVPLSPEVVLRKREAIFKHESQKDSAFYPGSDKREFWVRAEDRTRNTAKIYNQLGLPEYFAIEAFKQYHGEL
- a CDS encoding MFS transporter; its protein translation is MTDQDEPKLTSYGTPTRARFLVLTLLCLVAAVAYISRNAISVPAKLIQEELDITQTQMGWVMSAFFWSYALSQIPSGWIAHVWGTRRSLTVFAVLWSIATALTGMVTGFWMLIGVRLIFGISQAGIFPCCASTISKWLPHARRGLASGLLGSFMSIGSAFGAFSIGLLLAGIHGNGIDIPGLSWRTIMYLCAVPSFMWAVVFYYWFRDRPEDHPAVNPAELHLIRGDESETPEEKTKDVPKETHAEPTPWGQILTSFSMWMICGQQFFRAAGNIFYMTWFPVYLQKARDISLASSGILTSLPLLTFVVGNFLGGIVVDLVLQRTGSRRWSRQGVAIVAMLGCGLCTLCAYFVKEMNLAMTLISISMFFAGLGGACGYTVTIDKGGQHVAPIFGMMNMMGNLGAALLPVVVGAMFDAGRYESVLILMAGIYVSAALCWMLLNPNGTVFKEKREAAQT